The Callospermophilus lateralis isolate mCalLat2 chromosome 18, mCalLat2.hap1, whole genome shotgun sequence nucleotide sequence GGGGCTCTCGAGGGCTGACGACGATCGGGTCCGGGTGGAAGGGGCGGCTACCCGGGCCCTCGCCCCCCCATGGCCTCGGGCGTCTCTGCCGGCGTCAGGCTGCGGCGGTGGTCGctgtggcggcggcggcggctccgCGGCAATTCGTGCTGGGGTCGCGGCCCGCCCGGGGCGCCCGGGAGGCAGGACACTGAGGCGGCGGCAGGCACCGGGACAGGCGGCGCGCCCGAGCGGGCAGCACACGGCGGGGACGGCGCGCTGGGCGGCGGGCCGGCGGGGGCCGCGGGGGGCCGCGTGGGGACCCAGATGA carries:
- the Inafm1 gene encoding putative transmembrane protein INAFM1 gives rise to the protein MRGTSCVGGGGESPGGAGLSEGPRGRWLRLAPVCAYFLCVSLAAVLLAVYYGLIWVPTRPPAAPAGPPPSAPSPPCAARSGAPPVPVPAAASVSCLPGAPGGPRPQHELPRSRRRRHSDHRRSLTPAETPEAMGGRGPG